A window of the Streptococcus sp. 116-D4 genome harbors these coding sequences:
- a CDS encoding pyrimidine-nucleoside phosphorylase: MRAVDLIQKKRDGQELTSSEIEWLVEGYVSGTVPDYQMSAFAMAVYFKGMTTQEISNLTMKMVKTGQEFDLSAIDGVKVDKHSTGGVGDKVTLILAPLVASFGVPVAKMSGRGLGHTGGTIDKLESIKGYQVERSQEDFIRQVQDIGVSVIGQSDQLVKADKLLYALRDVTATVDTIPLIASSVMSKKIAAGADAILLDVTVGEGAFMKTVDEARELAQTMVELGKAVGRKTVAVITDMSQPLGRAIGNRLEILEALEILQGQGRQDITHFICELAQIMLGLANVNKTVEEVRQHLENGQALAKFEEMVQAQGGDLEDLYRPVNVAHVVEIPAQETGVISALPAMEFGLYAMRLGAGRAVKSDDLDYETGIVFEKKVGDSVQKGEIVAKVYTNGKIPPQLVTDFQKYVKINDGVQSLREIIEIIS, encoded by the coding sequence ATGAGAGCAGTTGATTTAATCCAAAAAAAACGAGACGGTCAAGAATTAACTTCGAGTGAAATTGAATGGTTAGTTGAAGGTTATGTGTCAGGAACTGTCCCTGATTATCAGATGTCTGCCTTTGCTATGGCTGTTTATTTTAAAGGAATGACGACTCAAGAAATATCTAATTTGACCATGAAGATGGTCAAGACAGGTCAAGAGTTTGATTTATCCGCTATTGATGGGGTTAAGGTTGACAAGCATTCTACGGGTGGTGTTGGTGATAAGGTGACCTTGATTTTAGCTCCCCTTGTTGCTAGCTTCGGTGTGCCTGTGGCTAAAATGAGTGGTCGTGGTCTCGGCCATACTGGTGGGACAATTGATAAATTGGAGTCCATTAAGGGCTATCAAGTCGAGCGTAGTCAAGAAGATTTTATTCGTCAGGTGCAGGATATTGGTGTATCTGTCATTGGGCAATCAGACCAGCTGGTCAAAGCGGATAAGCTTCTCTATGCCCTTCGTGATGTGACCGCAACTGTTGACACGATTCCGTTGATTGCCAGTTCTGTCATGAGCAAGAAAATTGCTGCAGGGGCGGATGCTATTTTGCTAGATGTGACTGTCGGTGAGGGTGCCTTCATGAAGACGGTTGATGAGGCGCGCGAGTTGGCTCAAACCATGGTGGAACTTGGTAAGGCAGTTGGCCGAAAGACAGTAGCAGTCATTACGGATATGAGCCAGCCCTTGGGACGAGCAATTGGAAATCGTCTGGAAATCCTTGAAGCACTGGAGATTTTACAAGGGCAAGGCCGTCAGGATATTACCCACTTTATTTGTGAATTGGCTCAAATTATGCTTGGTTTAGCAAATGTAAATAAAACAGTTGAAGAAGTTCGCCAACATCTTGAAAATGGTCAAGCACTGGCTAAGTTTGAGGAGATGGTCCAAGCCCAAGGCGGAGATTTGGAAGACCTCTATCGTCCTGTAAATGTAGCCCATGTGGTGGAAATCCCTGCTCAGGAAACGGGGGTCATTTCAGCTCTTCCAGCTATGGAATTTGGGCTTTATGCTATGAGACTGGGTGCTGGCCGTGCAGTCAAATCTGATGATTTGGACTATGAAACTGGAATTGTTTTTGAAAAGAAGGTTGGAGATTCTGTTCAAAAGGGCGAAATTGTTGCAAAAGTATACACAAATGGAAAAATTCCTCCTCAGCTAGTTACAGATTTTCAAAAATATGTTAAAATAAATGATGGAGTGCAAAGTTTACGAGAAATTATAGAAATCATCTCATAA
- the deoC gene encoding deoxyribose-phosphate aldolase, which produces MKLNKYIDHTLLKQDATENQIDCLLSEAREYDFASVCVNPTWVEHAKKGLEGTDVKVCTVVGFPLGATTSAVKAFETKEAIQNGADEIDMVINVGALKSGDLALVESDIRAVVEASGDKLVKVIIEACLLTDQEKVVACQLAQKAGADFVKTSTGFSTGGATVADVRLMRETVGPDMGVKAAGGARSYADALAFVEAGATRIGTSAGVAILKGELADGDY; this is translated from the coding sequence ATGAAGTTAAATAAATATATCGATCATACGCTTTTGAAACAAGATGCAACAGAAAATCAAATTGATTGTTTGTTATCTGAAGCTAGAGAGTATGATTTTGCCAGTGTTTGCGTTAATCCGACCTGGGTTGAACATGCTAAAAAAGGACTTGAAGGCACAGATGTAAAGGTCTGCACAGTAGTAGGTTTCCCTTTGGGAGCAACAACTTCAGCTGTGAAAGCTTTTGAAACAAAAGAAGCTATCCAAAATGGTGCCGATGAGATTGATATGGTGATCAATGTTGGGGCTCTCAAATCAGGCGATTTAGCCTTGGTTGAGTCGGATATTCGAGCAGTAGTGGAAGCAAGTGGTGATAAGTTAGTAAAAGTCATTATTGAAGCTTGCCTTCTAACAGACCAAGAAAAAGTTGTGGCTTGCCAATTAGCCCAAAAAGCTGGAGCTGATTTTGTTAAAACATCTACTGGCTTTTCAACTGGTGGTGCGACGGTAGCAGATGTTAGATTAATGCGTGAAACAGTTGGACCTGATATGGGTGTCAAGGCTGCTGGCGGAGCTCGTTCTTATGCAGATGCTCTTGCCTTTGTTGAAGCTGGGGCGACCCGTATCGGAACGTCAGCTGGGGTAGCCATTTTAAAAGGAGAATTGGCTGATGGCGACTACTGA
- a CDS encoding cytidine deaminase — MATTELIELAIETSKKAYVPYSHFPIGAVLVAKDGSIYTGVNIENASYPLTNCGERTAIFKAVSEGQREFSELIVYGQTEKPISPCGACRQVMAEFFEQALKVTLVAKDKSTVEMTVGELLPYSFTDLN; from the coding sequence ATGGCGACTACTGAGTTAATTGAACTAGCAATTGAAACCAGCAAGAAAGCCTATGTGCCCTATTCTCATTTTCCTATCGGAGCTGTTTTAGTAGCCAAGGATGGTAGTATTTATACAGGTGTGAACATCGAGAATGCTAGCTACCCTTTGACTAACTGTGGAGAACGCACAGCGATTTTTAAAGCAGTTTCCGAAGGTCAAAGAGAGTTTTCAGAATTGATTGTCTATGGACAGACTGAAAAACCAATCTCGCCATGCGGTGCTTGTCGCCAAGTGATGGCTGAATTTTTTGAACAAGCTCTAAAAGTGACCTTAGTCGCAAAAGATAAATCGACGGTCGAGATGACGGTCGGGGAATTACTTCCATACTCTTTTACAGACTTAAACTAG
- a CDS encoding BMP family lipoprotein — translation MNKKQWLGLGLVAVAAVGLAACGNRSSRNAASSSDVKTKAAIVTDTGGVDDKSFNQSAWEGLQDWGKEHNLSKDKGFTYFQSTSEADYANNLQQAAGSYNLIFGVGFALHNAVEEAAKEHTDINYVLIDDVIKDQKNVASVTFADNESGYLAGVAAAKTTKTKQVGFVGGQESEVISRFEAGFKAGVASVDPSIKVQVDYAGSFGDAAKGKTIAAAQYAAGADIVYQVAGGTGAGVFAEAKSLNESRPENEKVWVIGVDRDQEAEGKYTSKDGKESNFVLVSTLKQVGTTVKDISNKAEKGEFPGGQVIVYSLKDKGVDLAVTNLSEEGKKAVEDAKAKILDGSVKIPEK, via the coding sequence ATGAACAAGAAACAATGGCTAGGCCTTGGTCTAGTTGCAGTGGCAGCAGTTGGACTTGCTGCATGTGGTAACCGCTCTTCTCGTAACGCAGCTTCATCTTCTGATGTGAAGACAAAAGCAGCAATCGTAACTGATACTGGTGGTGTTGATGACAAATCATTCAACCAATCAGCTTGGGAAGGTTTGCAAGATTGGGGTAAAGAACACAATCTTTCAAAAGATAAAGGTTTTACTTACTTCCAATCAACAAGTGAAGCTGACTACGCTAACAACTTGCAACAAGCGGCTGGAAGTTACAACCTAATCTTCGGTGTTGGTTTTGCTCTTCACAATGCGGTTGAAGAAGCAGCAAAAGAGCACACTGATATCAACTATGTTTTGATTGATGATGTTATTAAAGACCAAAAGAATGTTGCTAGCGTAACTTTTGCTGATAATGAGTCAGGTTACCTTGCAGGTGTAGCTGCAGCTAAAACAACTAAGACAAAACAAGTTGGTTTTGTAGGTGGGCAGGAGTCAGAAGTTATCTCTCGTTTTGAAGCAGGGTTCAAGGCTGGTGTTGCGTCAGTAGACCCATCTATCAAAGTACAAGTTGACTATGCTGGTTCATTCGGTGATGCCGCTAAAGGTAAAACAATTGCAGCCGCACAATACGCAGCTGGTGCAGATATTGTTTACCAAGTAGCTGGTGGTACAGGTGCAGGTGTCTTTGCAGAAGCAAAATCACTTAACGAAAGCCGTCCTGAAAATGAAAAAGTTTGGGTTATCGGTGTTGACCGTGACCAAGAAGCAGAAGGTAAATACACTTCTAAAGATGGCAAAGAATCAAACTTTGTTCTTGTATCTACTTTGAAACAAGTTGGTACAACTGTAAAAGATATTTCTAACAAGGCAGAAAAAGGTGAATTCCCTGGCGGTCAAGTGATCGTTTACTCATTGAAGGATAAAGGGGTTGACTTGGCAGTAACAAACCTTTCAGAAGAAGGTAAAAAAGCTGTTGAAGATGCTAAAGCTAAAATCCTTGATGGAAGCGTAAAAATTCCTGAAAAATAA
- a CDS encoding ABC transporter ATP-binding protein: MAHENVIEMRDITKVFGEFVANDKINLHLRKGEIHALLGENGAGKSTLMNMLAGLLEPTSGEIVVNGQVVNLDSPSKAASLGIGMVHQHFMLVEAFTVAENIILGSELTKNGVLDIAGASKEIKALSERYGLAVDPSAKVADISVGAQQRVEILKTLYRGADILIFDEPTAVLTPSEIDELMAILKNLVKEGKSIILITHKLDEIRAVSDRVTVIRRGKSIETVEIAGATNADLAEMMVGRSVSFKTEKQASQPKEVVLSIKDLVVNENRGVPAVKNLSLDVRAGEIVGIAGIDGNGQSELIQAITGLRKVESGSIELKGDSIVGLHPRQITELSVGHVPEDRHRDGLILEMMISENIALQTYYKEPHSKNGILNYSNITSYAKKLMEEFDVRAASEFVPAAALSGGNQQKAIIAREIDRDPDLLIVSQPTRGLDVGAIEYIHKRLIEERDNGKAVLVVSFELDEILNVSDRIAVIHDGKIQGIVSPETTNKQELGVLMAGGNLGKEKSDV; encoded by the coding sequence ATGGCACACGAAAATGTCATTGAGATGCGTGATATTACTAAGGTGTTTGGTGAATTTGTTGCCAACGACAAAATCAACTTGCACCTACGAAAAGGTGAAATTCATGCACTTTTAGGAGAAAATGGGGCTGGAAAGTCCACGCTCATGAACATGTTAGCAGGGCTTCTTGAACCAACCAGTGGTGAAATTGTGGTCAACGGTCAAGTTGTCAACCTCGATTCACCATCTAAAGCAGCTAGCTTGGGAATCGGAATGGTTCACCAGCACTTTATGTTGGTAGAAGCCTTTACAGTGGCTGAAAACATTATTTTAGGTAGTGAATTAACTAAAAATGGTGTATTAGATATCGCTGGAGCTAGCAAAGAAATCAAGGCTCTTTCTGAACGTTATGGCTTAGCTGTTGACCCTTCTGCCAAGGTAGCAGATATCTCAGTTGGAGCCCAACAACGTGTAGAAATTTTAAAAACCCTTTATCGGGGGGCTGATATCCTTATCTTTGATGAACCAACGGCTGTCTTGACTCCATCAGAAATTGATGAGTTGATGGCTATTTTGAAAAATCTTGTCAAAGAAGGAAAATCAATTATCTTGATTACCCACAAGTTGGACGAGATTCGCGCAGTTTCTGACCGCGTTACAGTTATCCGTCGTGGGAAATCAATTGAAACAGTCGAAATTGCAGGAGCTACCAATGCTGATTTGGCAGAAATGATGGTGGGACGCTCTGTTTCCTTTAAAACAGAGAAGCAAGCTTCTCAACCAAAAGAAGTGGTCTTGTCTATTAAAGACTTGGTGGTCAATGAAAACCGCGGTGTCCCAGCTGTGAAAAATCTGTCCTTGGATGTTCGTGCTGGAGAGATTGTTGGGATTGCGGGAATTGATGGAAATGGTCAGTCTGAACTGATTCAAGCTATTACAGGTCTTCGCAAGGTTGAATCTGGTAGTATTGAGCTAAAAGGAGATTCAATTGTAGGCTTGCACCCACGTCAGATTACAGAGTTGAGTGTTGGGCACGTTCCAGAAGACCGTCACCGTGATGGCTTGATTTTGGAAATGATGATTTCTGAAAATATTGCCCTTCAAACCTACTACAAAGAACCACATAGTAAAAATGGAATTTTGAACTATTCAAATATTACTTCTTATGCTAAAAAGCTAATGGAAGAATTTGATGTTCGTGCTGCCAGTGAATTTGTTCCTGCAGCTGCACTCTCAGGAGGAAATCAACAAAAAGCAATTATTGCTCGTGAAATTGATCGTGATCCTGATCTCCTTATCGTCAGCCAGCCAACTCGTGGGTTGGATGTCGGTGCCATTGAATATATCCACAAACGCTTGATTGAAGAGCGTGATAATGGGAAGGCTGTCCTTGTTGTCAGCTTTGAGTTGGATGAGATTTTAAACGTCTCAGACCGTATTGCTGTTATCCATGATGGTAAGATTCAAGGTATTGTATCACCAGAAACAACCAATAAACAAGAACTTGGTGTCTTGATGGCTGGTGGAAACTTGGGAAAGGAGAAGAGTGATGTCTAA
- a CDS encoding ABC transporter permease, with protein MSKKLQQISVPLISVFLGILLGAIVMWIFGYDAIWGYEELFYTAFGSLRGIGEIFRAMGPLILIGLGFAVASRAGFFNVGLPGQALAGWILSGWFALSHPDMPRPLMILATIGIALIAGGIVGAIPGILRAYLGTSEVIVTIMMNYIVLYVGNAFIHAFPKDFMQSTDSTIRVGANATYQTPWLSELTGNSRMNIGIFFALIAVAVIWFMLKKTTLGFEIRAVGLNPHASEYAGISAKRTIILSMIISGALAGLGGAVEGLGTFQNVYVQGASLAIGFNGMAVSLLAANSPIGILFAAFLFGVLQVGAPGMNAAQVPSELVSIVTASIIFFVSVHYLIERFVKPKKQVKGGK; from the coding sequence ATGTCTAAAAAATTACAACAAATTTCGGTTCCCTTGATTTCTGTCTTCCTAGGAATTTTACTTGGAGCCATTGTCATGTGGATCTTTGGTTATGACGCTATTTGGGGCTACGAAGAATTGTTCTATACAGCCTTTGGTAGTCTACGCGGGATTGGGGAAATCTTCCGTGCTATGGGACCTCTAATTTTGATTGGTCTTGGTTTTGCCGTTGCCAGTCGCGCTGGTTTCTTTAACGTGGGGCTTCCTGGTCAGGCTTTGGCAGGTTGGATTCTCAGTGGTTGGTTTGCCCTGTCGCATCCAGATATGCCCCGTCCCTTGATGATTCTAGCAACCATCGGGATTGCCTTGATTGCAGGTGGGATTGTCGGTGCGATTCCAGGTATTCTGAGAGCCTATCTAGGGACGTCAGAGGTTATCGTAACCATCATGATGAACTACATTGTATTGTATGTGGGAAATGCTTTTATCCATGCTTTCCCTAAAGACTTCATGCAAAGTACAGATTCGACCATTCGTGTTGGGGCTAATGCAACCTATCAGACACCTTGGTTGTCTGAGTTGACTGGTAATTCGCGGATGAATATCGGTATTTTCTTTGCTCTCATTGCCGTTGCAGTTATTTGGTTCATGCTCAAGAAAACAACCCTTGGTTTTGAAATCCGTGCAGTTGGTCTTAATCCTCACGCATCAGAATACGCTGGTATTTCTGCCAAACGAACAATTATCCTCTCAATGATTATCTCAGGTGCCTTGGCAGGTCTTGGTGGAGCTGTTGAAGGTCTGGGAACCTTCCAGAACGTTTATGTCCAGGGAGCGTCATTAGCTATCGGATTTAACGGGATGGCGGTTAGTCTGCTTGCGGCCAATTCACCAATTGGTATTCTCTTTGCAGCCTTCCTATTTGGTGTTCTCCAAGTTGGAGCTCCTGGTATGAATGCGGCACAGGTACCGTCTGAGCTTGTCAGTATTGTAACAGCGTCTATTATCTTCTTTGTCAGTGTTCATTACCTTATCGAACGCTTTGTCAAACCGAAAAAACAAGTTAAAGGAGGTAAGTAA
- a CDS encoding ABC transporter permease, with the protein MSITTLLTLLVSSMLIYSAPLIFTSIGGVFSERGGVVNVGLEGIMVMGAFSGVVFNLEFAEQFGAATPWLSLLVAGLIGGLFSIIHAVATIHFRADHVVSGTVLNLMAPALAVFLVKVLYNKGQTDNLSQTFGRFDFPVLANIPVIGDIFFKSTSLLGYLAIAFSFLAWFILFKTRFGLRLRSVGEHPQAADTLGINVYKMRYLGVIISGFLGGIGGAIYAQSISVNFSVTTIVGPGFIALAAMIFGKWNPIGAMLSSLFFGLSQSLAVIGSQLPFLQGVPTVYLQIAPYVLTILVLAAFFGKAVAPKADGINYIKSK; encoded by the coding sequence ATGTCTATTACAACCTTGCTCACCCTCTTGGTGTCTTCTATGCTGATTTACTCAGCACCCCTCATCTTTACAAGTATCGGTGGTGTTTTCTCTGAACGTGGTGGTGTGGTAAACGTCGGCCTTGAAGGAATTATGGTTATGGGGGCCTTTTCTGGAGTTGTCTTTAACCTTGAATTTGCAGAACAATTTGGAGCAGCAACTCCATGGCTATCCTTGCTAGTTGCAGGATTGATTGGAGGCCTCTTCTCTATCATCCACGCAGTAGCGACGATTCATTTCCGTGCAGACCATGTTGTCAGCGGTACGGTATTGAACTTGATGGCGCCGGCCTTGGCTGTTTTCTTGGTGAAAGTACTTTATAACAAAGGACAAACTGACAACCTAAGTCAGACTTTTGGACGCTTTGATTTCCCAGTCTTGGCAAATATTCCAGTAATCGGTGATATCTTCTTCAAGTCAACTAGTCTACTTGGTTATCTGGCCATTGCCTTCTCATTTCTTGCTTGGTTTATTCTCTTTAAGACTCGCTTTGGTCTTCGTCTTCGCTCTGTCGGTGAACACCCTCAAGCGGCGGATACCTTGGGAATCAATGTTTACAAGATGAGATATTTAGGAGTTATTATTTCAGGTTTCCTAGGTGGAATTGGCGGAGCGATTTATGCTCAATCTATTTCAGTTAACTTCTCAGTGACAACTATTGTTGGTCCTGGATTTATCGCCCTTGCTGCGATGATCTTCGGAAAATGGAATCCAATCGGAGCCATGCTATCTAGCCTCTTCTTTGGACTTTCACAAAGTTTGGCTGTTATTGGGTCTCAATTGCCGTTCCTACAAGGAGTGCCTACGGTTTATCTTCAAATCGCTCCTTATGTTTTGACCATTCTTGTCTTGGCAGCCTTCTTTGGAAAAGCAGTTGCGCCTAAGGCAGACGGTATCAACTACATCAAATCAAAATAA
- the plsY gene encoding glycerol-3-phosphate 1-O-acyltransferase PlsY, producing the protein MITIVLLILAYLLGSIPSGLWIGQVFFQINLREHGSGNTGTTNTFRILGKKAGMATFVIDFFKGTLATLLPIMFHLQGVSPLIFGLLAVIGHTFPIFAGFKGGKAVATSAGVVFGFAPVFCLYLAIVFFGTLYLGSMISLSSVTASIAAVIGVLFLPLFGFILNSYDPLFILIILALASLIIIRHKDNIARIKNKTENLVPWGLNLTHQHPKK; encoded by the coding sequence ATGATTACAATAGTTTTATTAATCCTAGCCTATCTGCTGGGTTCGATTCCGTCTGGTCTCTGGATTGGACAAGTATTCTTTCAAATCAATCTGCGCGAGCATGGTTCTGGAAATACTGGAACAACTAATACCTTCCGCATTTTAGGTAAGAAAGCGGGCATGGCAACCTTTGTCATTGACTTTTTTAAAGGAACCCTAGCAACGCTTCTTCCGATTATGTTTCATCTGCAAGGCGTTTCGCCTCTCATCTTTGGACTTTTGGCTGTCATTGGACATACCTTCCCTATCTTTGCAGGATTTAAAGGGGGCAAGGCTGTCGCAACTAGTGCTGGAGTGGTTTTCGGATTTGCCCCTGTTTTCTGCCTCTATCTAGCGATTGTTTTCTTTGGAACTCTTTATCTTGGTAGTATGATTTCACTGTCTAGTGTCACAGCATCTATCGCAGCCGTTATCGGGGTTCTATTCCTTCCACTTTTTGGTTTTATCCTAAACAGCTATGATCCTCTCTTTATTTTGATTATCCTAGCACTTGCTAGCTTGATTATCATTCGCCATAAGGACAATATCGCTCGTATCAAAAATAAAACTGAAAATTTGGTCCCTTGGGGGTTAAACCTAACCCATCAACATCCTAAAAAATAA
- the parE gene encoding DNA topoisomerase IV subunit B, giving the protein MSKKEININNYNDDAIQVLEGLDAVRKRPGMYIGSTDGAGLHHLVWEIVDNAVDEALSGFGDRIDVTINKDGSLTVQDHGRGMPTGMHAMGIPTVEVIFTILHAGGKFGQGGYKTSGGLHGVGSSVVNALSSWLEVEITRGGAIYRQRFENGGKPVTTLKKIGTAPKSKTGTKVTFMPDATIFSTTDFKYNTISERLNESAFLLKNVTLSLTDKRTDEAIEFHYENGVQDFVSYLNEDKETLTPVLYFEGEDNGFQVEVALQYNDGFSDNILSFVNNVRTKDGGTHETGLKSAITKVMNDYARKTGLLKEKDKNLEGSDYREGLAAVLSILVPEEHLQFEGQTKDKLGSPLARPVVDGIVTDKLTFFLMENGELASNLIRKAIKARDAREAARKARDESRNGKKNKKDKGLLSGKLTPAQSKNPAKNELYLVEGDSAGGSAKQGRDRKFQAILPLRGKVINTAKAKMADILKNEEINTMIYTIGAGVGADFSLEDANYDKIIIMTDADTDGAHIQTLLLTFFYRYMRPLVEAGHVYIALPPLYKMSKGKGKKEEVAYAWTDGELEELRKQFSKGATLQRYKGLGEMNADQLWETTMNPETRTLIRVTIEDLARAERRVNVLMGDKVEPRRKWIEDNVKFTLEEATVF; this is encoded by the coding sequence GTGTCAAAAAAGGAAATCAATATTAACAATTATAATGATGACGCCATTCAGGTGCTAGAAGGGTTGGATGCGGTCCGAAAACGTCCAGGGATGTATATCGGATCGACCGATGGTGCTGGTCTCCACCACCTAGTCTGGGAAATCGTTGATAATGCAGTCGATGAAGCCTTGTCTGGGTTTGGTGATCGTATCGATGTAACTATCAATAAAGACGGTAGTCTAACGGTTCAAGACCATGGACGTGGGATGCCGACAGGTATGCACGCTATGGGAATCCCAACAGTTGAGGTTATCTTTACCATTCTTCACGCCGGAGGGAAATTTGGTCAAGGAGGATACAAGACATCAGGTGGACTTCACGGGGTGGGTTCTTCCGTTGTTAATGCCCTTTCTAGCTGGCTAGAAGTTGAAATCACCCGTGGTGGTGCAATCTACAGGCAACGTTTTGAAAATGGGGGCAAGCCTGTCACGACCTTGAAGAAAATCGGTACAGCGCCTAAGTCTAAGACAGGTACCAAGGTGACCTTCATGCCTGATGCGACGATCTTTTCTACGACAGATTTTAAATACAATACCATCTCAGAGCGTCTTAATGAATCAGCATTTCTCTTGAAAAATGTGACCTTGTCTTTGACAGATAAGCGAACAGATGAAGCAATCGAGTTCCATTATGAGAACGGGGTACAGGACTTTGTTTCTTATCTAAACGAAGACAAGGAAACCTTGACGCCAGTTCTATACTTTGAAGGTGAAGACAATGGTTTCCAAGTGGAAGTGGCCCTCCAGTACAATGATGGATTTTCAGATAATATCTTGTCTTTTGTCAATAACGTACGTACTAAAGATGGTGGGACGCATGAGACGGGACTTAAGTCTGCTATCACCAAAGTTATGAATGACTATGCGCGCAAGACGGGGCTTCTCAAGGAAAAAGATAAAAATCTTGAAGGATCAGACTATCGTGAGGGGCTAGCGGCTGTCCTCTCTATTCTAGTTCCTGAAGAACATTTGCAGTTTGAGGGCCAGACCAAGGACAAACTAGGAAGTCCACTAGCTCGCCCAGTTGTGGATGGAATTGTGACTGATAAGTTGACTTTCTTCCTAATGGAAAACGGAGAATTGGCTTCGAACCTCATCCGCAAGGCTATCAAGGCCCGTGATGCTCGCGAAGCAGCACGTAAAGCGCGTGATGAGAGCCGAAATGGCAAGAAAAACAAAAAAGACAAGGGCTTGTTGTCTGGGAAATTGACCCCAGCCCAGTCTAAAAATCCAGCTAAGAATGAACTCTACCTGGTCGAGGGGGACTCTGCCGGTGGATCTGCCAAACAAGGACGTGATCGTAAGTTCCAGGCTATTTTGCCTCTTCGTGGTAAGGTCATCAATACAGCCAAGGCTAAGATGGCAGATATCCTCAAAAATGAGGAAATCAATACTATGATTTATACTATTGGCGCGGGTGTTGGAGCAGACTTCTCCCTTGAAGATGCTAACTATGATAAGATCATTATCATGACCGATGCGGATACCGACGGTGCCCACATCCAAACACTTCTCTTAACCTTCTTTTATCGCTACATGCGTCCTCTAGTCGAGGCAGGTCATGTCTACATCGCCCTTCCGCCTCTTTACAAGATGTCCAAAGGAAAAGGCAAGAAAGAAGAAGTGGCTTACGCTTGGACGGACGGAGAATTAGAAGAACTCCGCAAGCAGTTTAGCAAGGGGGCCACCCTTCAACGCTACAAGGGGCTTGGTGAGATGAATGCGGACCAGCTCTGGGAAACAACCATGAACCCAGAAACGCGTACCCTCATCCGTGTCACAATCGAAGACCTAGCTCGCGCGGAACGCCGCGTCAATGTCCTCATGGGAGATAAAGTCGAACCACGACGTAAGTGGATTGAGGACAATGTCAAGTTTACGCTGGAAGAAGCAACAGTATTTTAA
- a CDS encoding YkvA family protein, whose protein sequence is MSNNLSEDQVKEALESGYGQSEALLNDKDELDNFLYRLEQKINDMPFVGKKFSMIPVMISLVKHYVQRKYTTVPYGTILAVLSALIYFLSPIDIIPDFIPLAGYFDDMAVMGLCMKMVNTDIESYDEWRRSQGLI, encoded by the coding sequence ATGTCAAATAATCTGTCTGAAGATCAAGTAAAAGAAGCTCTTGAAAGTGGATATGGGCAATCTGAAGCTTTATTAAATGATAAAGATGAATTAGATAATTTTTTGTATCGTTTGGAGCAAAAAATTAACGATATGCCATTTGTTGGAAAGAAATTTTCGATGATTCCAGTCATGATTTCCTTAGTGAAACATTATGTTCAAAGGAAATACACAACGGTTCCTTATGGAACTATTTTAGCCGTTTTAAGTGCACTTATTTATTTCCTTTCCCCAATTGACATTATTCCAGATTTTATTCCGTTAGCAGGCTACTTTGATGATATGGCTGTAATGGGATTGTGTATGAAAATGGTAAATACTGATATCGAATCCTATGATGAATGGCGACGGTCACAAGGATTAATTTAA